The nucleotide window CAAAGTTGCGTTGGTTAGGGAATTGCCCCAGCGGTAAGTCACGCCATAAACGCCAGTCGCATTCTTGACGATGAATCTTGTTTCAATCCGCTTTCGCGACGCCGGCACGCCGTTCGTCAGTTCCAACTCGAAATGTTTGATCCAAACTGCGCCTGTCGGAAACGACCAGTTGACGTCGCGGTTGAAGCCGATCGTGAGGTTCGTGTTCGGGACGGAAAACCAGCGGGATTTGATAGCATTGTCCGACCAAAACGGAACGTTGATGTCATACGGCACGATGCCTGGTTGCGGCGTGAGCGAAGTAAGATTCGCAAACGTCCCCGTGTCAGCCAGCGTTGGCGGTAGTGCATCGCCGCCAACCTGATTCGTCGAGTAAATCAGGCGACGGATGATACCGAGATTGTAATCAGCCATCAGCACGTCGCCGTTGCTTGGATCAATGCCGAAAGCCGTGATACCTGTTTCCGCAAAGAGCCACTGCAAGGGCGTCGCATTCGTGCCGTCGTAATGTAGCCTCCAGACATTGCCGCTCACATAGTCGGCAAAAACGTACGCCCCGGCTAGTTGCCCAATCCGATTGCCGCGATAGACAACCCCGCCCATAACAGCGAAACCTTGGTTCGTGCCACCGCCGTGGCCGTATTCCAAAATCGGGTCCGTGGGCAGAAAACCGTCCGGTGGTGTTTTCGGTCCGGCATGCAATCCCTCTCGGTAAGCCCAGCCGAAGTTGCCGCCTTTGATGATGATGTCCACTTCTTCCCACGCATCTTGGCCCACATCGGCGCAATACAAGAAACCGGTTGCAGGATCGAAGCTGAACCGCCACGGATTGCGGAGTCCAACCGCCCAGAACTCCGTGCGCACATTAGCGGGATTCACACTGGTGCCGTTGAAGCTTGTAGCGCCGACAAAAGGATTGTCCGAGGGGACCGCATAGTTCGTGGTGCTGGCCGGATGCGCGTTGGGCAGCAGGCTTCCCGCTCGTGGGGGGACATCGACATCAAGTCGCAGAATAGCCGAGAAGAAGTCTTTATCAATGCGCTGATCATTATCGTATTGTCCGTTGCCCCCGCCTTCGTCACCAAGCGAGACGTAGAGGTAGCCATCCGGCCCGAAATGCAAATCGCCAGCGTTGTGGTTGTCGTCCTGGTCAAACTGTGTGATTAGCCGAATTTCCGAACTCACATCCGCTTGATCGGGGTTGTTGCTAGACACCTGGAAACGCGACAAAATGTCGTGCAAGCCACTTCCGGCGGTCGTCGTGCTATTACCGGTGTAAAAAATGTAAAAATAGCCGTTCGTCGTGTACCCCGGATGAAACGCCATCCCAAGCAAACCGGGCTCTTCGGTCGGACGCCGAAATACTATGCTGCTCGAGATGTCCAGGAAGACGGTACGATACGGATTTGCGAGATTTGTGATGACCGCCACGCGGCCCGCTTGTTCCACTACGAACAGGCGATTGGTTTCACCCGGAGGGCTGAGGATGGCGACTGGATTGGAGAAGGTGAGATTTCCGAACGCATTGGTCGCTTGGTAACCATACACCGGCGGTGTTTGCGGCATTTGCAAGGTGGTGTTCGCTACCCGGGTCAACGGGCTGGCACCTTGGATCGATATGGCACAGCTAAAAACAACGACAAAAGAAGTCCCCAGCCGAAAATCAAGCAAATTCATTCGCACGAATTTGCTTCGTTGCCGGCTGTTTGTCAAAAAATCGGATCAATAACTTTTGTGATATTCCTGGCGCTCCAGTTGCCGCGCGAGGGATTGCACAGCGGGGGCTTGCGCAACGTCCGTGAATAGATTGTCCGTTACCGTCGTGAATTTTTTCAACTTCAAGCGCGAGGAAAATCCGAGCCGAGAGCGCGAACTTCAACACCGGCACGCAGAAGATGTCGGCGCCCGGGCCACGCTCGTGGAACACGGCTTGCTAAGATGCCGGTGTATGACGAAAGGTTATTTGATTGATATGGACGGCGTCATCTACCGGGGTTCGACAATGATCCCCGGCGCAGTTGAATTCATACAACAACTTCAACGTTCGGGAACGCCGTTTCTTTTCTTGACGAATAATTCCGAACGTTCACCGAAAGACCTCGTGGCGAAATTTAGTCATTTTGGATTAAAAGTATCGTGGAAAAACTTCTACACCGCCGCTCATTGCACGGCAGATTTTCTCGTCCGCCAACAACCAACGAGCAGCGCATTTGTCATTGGCGAAGGGGGATTGATTGTCGCCTTGCAGGAAGCCGGGATTGCGTTCGATTCGATCAAACCGGACTTCGTCGTGGTTGGCGAAGGACGCCTCTTCAACTTTGAAATCGTTGAGAAGGCGATGCGACTGCTGGCCAATGGCAGCCGACTGGTTGCCACCAACCCGGATACGTGGTGCCCGACCGATGCCGGGCCGCGCCCTGGGACCGGGGCATTGGCGGCGCTGCTCGAAAGTGCCACCGGCAAGAAAGCCTATTGCCTGGGCAAGCCCAACCCGTTCATGTTCGTGATGGCGCGCAAGCGACTTGGACTCCGAAGCAACGAAACCATCATGATCGGCGACACCATGGAGACGGACATTCGCGGCGCGGTGGAACTCGGCATCCCGGCGTATCTCGTGTTGACCGGCTCCACCAAGCGCGAAACGGTGGCTCAATATCCCTACCAACCCACCGGCATTCTTAATTCAATCGCCGACCTGCTGGATTTGGAGGAATCCGTTCTGGCACACGCAGCCGCGACGGTGTGATTTGGTCGCCTGGTCTCGGCTTCACGCGTATTCAACCAAGTCCTGCCGCGCGCACAATGGTCAAGCGAATGCGAAAGACGGCCTTGACTCTGATGTTGATGCGCTCGGCGGATCTATTTCGAGGAGGCTGAAGGGTGAATTCATGCCTCTCAGCGGACATGCATCC belongs to Verrucomicrobiota bacterium and includes:
- a CDS encoding PQQ-dependent sugar dehydrogenase, translating into MPQTPPVYGYQATNAFGNLTFSNPVAILSPPGETNRLFVVEQAGRVAVITNLANPYRTVFLDISSSIVFRRPTEEPGLLGMAFHPGYTTNGYFYIFYTGNSTTTAGSGLHDILSRFQVSSNNPDQADVSSEIRLITQFDQDDNHNAGDLHFGPDGYLYVSLGDEGGGNGQYDNDQRIDKDFFSAILRLDVDVPPRAGSLLPNAHPASTTNYAVPSDNPFVGATSFNGTSVNPANVRTEFWAVGLRNPWRFSFDPATGFLYCADVGQDAWEEVDIIIKGGNFGWAYREGLHAGPKTPPDGFLPTDPILEYGHGGGTNQGFAVMGGVVYRGNRIGQLAGAYVFADYVSGNVWRLHYDGTNATPLQWLFAETGITAFGIDPSNGDVLMADYNLGIIRRLIYSTNQVGGDALPPTLADTGTFANLTSLTPQPGIVPYDINVPFWSDNAIKSRWFSVPNTNLTIGFNRDVNWSFPTGAVWIKHFELELTNGVPASRKRIETRFIVKNATGVYGVTYRWGNSLTNATLVPVEGMDEPFVIDQGGGVLRTQVWHYPSRQECLICHTPAAGYALGFNTPQLNRDYDYAGGATNQIAALSLAGYFNTNVTGIHTLRALAPPTNTTVSLEYRVRSYLAANCSQCHQPGGSAQALWDARITTTTANAGLINGALLDNEGNPNNRVLAPGSPADSMMLTRLSTPATLRMPPLASTVLDTQAIGLVSAWITNDLPGYQSFQDWQIANFGATNAPSADPDADPDADHAKNYLEFLTRTDPTNSFDAWTISIALSNGSAQIIFPQIADRGFEVQGTTNFFDGNSWSALDVAGNAPVFSISNRTAVVEDFLSPSSNKFYRVRVFEP
- a CDS encoding HAD family hydrolase; amino-acid sequence: MTKGYLIDMDGVIYRGSTMIPGAVEFIQQLQRSGTPFLFLTNNSERSPKDLVAKFSHFGLKVSWKNFYTAAHCTADFLVRQQPTSSAFVIGEGGLIVALQEAGIAFDSIKPDFVVVGEGRLFNFEIVEKAMRLLANGSRLVATNPDTWCPTDAGPRPGTGALAALLESATGKKAYCLGKPNPFMFVMARKRLGLRSNETIMIGDTMETDIRGAVELGIPAYLVLTGSTKRETVAQYPYQPTGILNSIADLLDLEESVLAHAAATV